Proteins from a genomic interval of Cervus elaphus chromosome 13, mCerEla1.1, whole genome shotgun sequence:
- the KLHL28 gene encoding kelch-like protein 28, whose protein sequence is MDHTSPTYMLANLTHLHSEQLLQGLNLLRQHHELCDIILRVGDVKIHAHKVVLASISPYFKAMFTGNLSEKENSEVEFQCIDETALQAIVEYAYTGTVFISQDTVESLLPAANLLQIKLVLKECCAFLESQLDPGNCIGISRFAETYGCHDLYLAATKYICQNFEAVCQTEEFFELTHADLDEIVSNDCLNVATEETVFYALESWIKYDVQERQKYLAQLLNSVRLPLLSVKFLTRLYEANHLIRDDRTCKHLLNEALKYHFMPEHRLSHQTVLMTRPRCAPKVLCAVGGKSGLFACLDSVEMYFPQNDSWIGLAPLNIPRYEFGICVLDQKVYVIGGIETNVRPGITIRKHENSVECWNPDTNTWTSLERMSESRSTLGVVVLAGELYALGGYDGQSYLQSVEKYIPKVRKWQPVAPMTTTRSCFAAAVLDGMIYAIGGYGPAHMNSVERYDPSKDSWEMVASMADKRIHFGVGVMLGFIFVVGGHNGVSHLSSIERYDPHQNQWTVCRPMKEPRTGVGAAVVDNYLYVVGGHSGSSYLNTVQKYDPISDTWLDSAGMIYCRCNFGLTAL, encoded by the exons atGGACCACACATCCCCGACCTACATGCTTGCTAACTTAACCCACTTACATTCTGAACAACTTCTACAAGGCTTGAATCTTCTTCGTCAACATCACGAACTCTGTGACATCATTCTTCGAGTAGGTGATGTTAAAATTCATGCTCACAAAGTGGTACTTGCCAGCATCAGCCCATATTTCAAAGCTATGTTCACTGGAAACCTCTCTGAAAAAGAGAACAGTGAAGTTGAGTTTCAGTGCATTGATGAGACTGCTCTCCAGGCCATTGTGGAATATGCCTATACAGGGACTGTTTTTATTTCGCAAGACACAGTTGAATCTCTCCTTCCAGCAGCAAACCTACTGCAGATAAAACTTGTCCTGAAAGAATGTTGCGCATTTCTTGAAAGCCAGCTTGATCCTGGTAATTGTATTGGAATTTCTCGTTTTGCAGAAACGTATGGTTGCCATGACCTTTATTTGGCAGCCACTAAATACATATGCCAGAATTTTGAGGCTGTTTGCCAGACTGAAGAGTTTTTTGAGCTCACTCATGCTGATTTGGATGAAATCGTTTCCAATGACTGTTTGAATGTAGCTACCGAAGAGACTGTTTTTTATGCACTTGAGTCTTGGATCAAGTATGATGTCCAAGAACGCCAGAAGTACTTAGCTCAGCTACTTAACAGTGTGCGATTACCATTGCTCAGTGTTAAGTTTCTCACTAGATTATATGAAGCAAATCATCTTATCCGTGACGATCGCACTTGTAAACATCTTTTGAATGAAGCTCTGAAGTACCACTTTATGCCCGAGCACAGACTGTCTCATCAGACAGTCTTGATGACACGACCTCGCTGTGCTCCCAAAGTACTTTGTGCAGTAGGAGGAAAATCTGGACTGTTTGCCTGTTTGGATAG TGTGGAGATGTACTTTCCTCAGAATGACTCTTGGATTGGTTTGGCACCCCTAAACATTCCTCGCTATGAATTTGGAATATGCGTTTTAGACCAAAAAGTGTATGTTATAGGTGGTATTGAAACTAACGTGCGTCCTGGCATCACTATCAGAAAACATGAAAATTCAGTAGAATGCTGGAATCCTGATACAAATACCTGGACTTCTCTGGAGAGAATGAGTGAGAGTCGAAGTACCCTTGGAGTAGTGGTACTTGCAGGAGAACTGTATGCTTTAGGTGGTTATGATGGACAGTCTTACCTGCAGTCTGTAGAGAAGTATATTCCCAAAGTAAGAAAGTGGCAACCGGTGGCACCCATGACTACGACAAGAAGTTGTTTTGCCGCAGCGGTGTTGGATGGAATGATATATGCCATTGGAGGGTATGGTCCCGCCCACATGAACAG TGTGGAGCGCTATGATCCAAGTAAAGACTCCTGGGAGATGGTTGCATCTATGGCAGATAAAAGGATTCACTTTGGTGTGGGTGTCATGCTAGGCTTTATTTTCGTGGTGGGTGGACATAATGGTGTTTCGCATTTGTCAAGCATTGAAAGATACGATCCTCATCAAAATCAGTGGACTGTGTGCAGACCAATGAAAGAACCCAGAACAG